Part of the Rhizobium viscosum genome is shown below.
CGCCATTGGCGTCGCCCTCCATGGTGATGGTCGGCACGGTGATGACCGGAAAGGCGGCAAGCTTCTTTTCCAACGCGTCATACTTCTTTTCGCCATTGGCAAGGCCAAGCCGCCAGCGGTAGTTGTGGATGGTGATCGCGACATGGTCGGGGTTTTCGAAGGCTTTGGCAGAGCGGTCGAAAGTTGCGTCATCAAATTTCCACTGCGGCGAAGCGAGCTTCCAGATCAGCTTCGCGAAATCATGCCGGTTGGCCTCGTAGCCCTCGCGGCCGCGTTCCGTGGCGAAGTAGAACTGGTACCACCAGGACAGCTCGGCCTGCGGCGGAAGCGGCTTCTTGTTCGCCTCCTGACTGCCGATCAGATAACCGCTGACCGAGACCAAACCCTTGCAGCGTTCCGGCCAGACAGCGGCCAGAATGTCCGCAGTGCGGCCGCCCCAGTCATAACCGCCGATCACCGCACGCTTGATGTCAAGCGCATCCATGAAGGCGATGATATCCGTGGCGATGGCAGCCTGCTGACCGTTGCGCGGTGTCTTTGCGGAGAGGAATTCGGTTGAGCCATAGCCGCGCAGATAGGGGATCAGTACCCGGTAGCCGGCATCGGCGAGCGCAGGCGCCACATCGACGAAGCTGTAGATGTCGTAAGGCCAGCCATGAAGAAGGAGCACAACCGGGCCATTTGCGGGACCGACTTCTGCGTAGCCGACATTAAGTACGCCAGCCTTGATCTGCTTCAGCGGTGCAAAGGACGTATTCGAGCCTGCCTTGATGGCGGATGCGGTAACCTGCGACTGGGCGCCGGCAGCGCTGGTCAGGCCGAATTCGACCGCCGCCATGGTCATGGCCGCAACACCGAAAAAACGACGACGCTGAAGATTGATTTCGCTGGACATTGGCTTTCTCCGTTTCAAGTTGATGGCAAGGAGAAAACAGCTCGCATGTATCCCCGATGTTTCGGTATCCGCTTCAATTGCATGCGGATGTAGCATCCGGCCTTCCGGATACGTTCCGATACAATGGCTGCCTTCCTAATCGAAAATCCGTTTGATGAGGAAATCACGAAGCACGACGGCATTGTTGTGCTCATCATCGCGGGCGGCATAAAGCAGAGTGACCGTGCCTTTTTCTGCGAAACCGAGCACCTGATCTACCTCTTCCTCCTTCTGCTGAAGCTCGACGCTGTAGCGCTTGCAGAATTCCTCCCAGCGGTCCGGTTCATGATTGAACCAGTGGCGCAGCTCGGTACTGGGTGCGATATCCTTTAACCAGGCATCGAGAGCAGCGCGGTCCTTGCTGAGGCCGCGCGGCCAGATGCGATCGACAAGCAGGCGGGCGCCATCCGCGGCGGCTTTGGCCGCATATACCCGCTTCAGCTTTATCGTCTCCGGATTGATCGCCATGTGATCCTATCTGCTCTCCCACACTCTCCCGAAAGAAGATTCCGTCAGCGAGAGCCGTGATGCGGGGAAGATAGCGCAGCCCTCATCGGAGCGCTTCCTACACTTCGGTACATATTACCCGGAAACCAGACACATCCGGGATACATCGCCCCGGCCAGATAGCCGCGTTGCTGGTCGGGCTGCATCGCCGTCCAGAGCCCGATCACCCGGTTTCAAAGGAAACGATGATGACGCTTCTTATCATTGCCTATCTCGGAGGGGCGTTGACCATATTCAGCCCCTGCATCCTCCCCATCCTGCCCTTCGTTTTCGCCCGCGCCGGGCAGCCATTCGCGCGCAGCACGCTGCCCATGCTGATCGGCATGGCCGCAACATTCGCGCTGGTCGCGACACTTGCGGCAGTTGGCGGCAGCTGGGCGATCAACGCCAATGAATATGGCCGCCTTGCCGCGCTGACCTTGCTTGCCATCTTTGGCATCAGTCTTCTTTCGCCCCGTATCGCAAGCTTCATCACCCAGCCTGTCGTCGATTTCGGCAACCGCCTGCTGAACGCTTCCGGCAAGACCGGTGCTGCGCCGACTGTGGCGAGCGCGCTCCTTCTCGGCGTCGCAACCGGTCTGCTCTGGGCACCCTGCGCCGGGCCGATCTTGGGTCTTGTACTGACCGGCGCCGCACTCCAGGGCGCGAACCTGCAGACGACGTTCCTGCTGCTTGCCTATGCCGCCGGTACCGCCACTTCGCTGGCTATTGCCCTCTCCGTCGGCGGCAAGATCTTTGCCGGCATGAAGAGGTCGCTTGGCGTCAGCGAGCGAATTCGCCAGGGCCTTGGCGCTGCGGTGCTTGCAGGTGTCGCCGTCATCGCACTTGGTCTCGACACTGGCCTGCTTTCGCGGCTTTCCTATGCCAGCACCAGATCCTTCGAGCAGGCCGTTCTCGACAGGGTGAATGTGAAGCCAACCGATGGAGGATCGTCCGAAGTCGCGAGCAACGACAAGACGATCGGTCTTGCCGATGCGAAGAAACCTTTCCATAGCGATCTGCCGGTCGAAGGCCGTGCGCCCTCACTGGACGGTGCCGTCGAATGGCTGAACTCGCCGCCGCTGACGATGGAACAGCTTCGCGGAAAGGTCGTGCTCGTCGATTTCTGGACCTATTCCTGCATCAACTGCATCCGCACCATCCCCTATGTCCGCGCCTGGGCTGAAAAATACAAAGAACAGGGCCTGGTTGTGATCGGCGTGCATGCCCCGGAATTTGCCTTCGAGAAGAAGATCGACAATGTCAAAAAGGCCATTGGCGACTTCAACATCGGCTATCCGGTCGCAATCGACAACAACTACAAGATCTGGCGCGCCTTCGATAACAGCTACTGGCCGGCTCATTATCTGATCGATGCAAAGGGCCAGATCCGCGAACATCACTTCGGCGAAGGCAACTACCGACAGACCGAGCAGGCGATCCAGGATCTGTTGCGCGAAGCCGGCAGCGAGATGGCGACAAGCGCACCGGTCGTGCCGGATGCGAAAGGTGCCGAGATGAGCCCGGACCTGAAGGACATCGGCTCCGGCGAGAACTATATCGGCTATCAGCAGGCCAGCGGCTTTGCCTCCAACGAGAGCATGCGCGCCGATGCCACCAGGGACTATTCGGTCAAGCAGCCGGGTATCAACCAGTGGGGTCTTTCGGGCAAATGGACTGTCGGCGCCGAAGAGGCGACCCTCGATCAGTCGGG
Proteins encoded:
- a CDS encoding cytochrome c biogenesis protein DipZ, which gives rise to MTLLIIAYLGGALTIFSPCILPILPFVFARAGQPFARSTLPMLIGMAATFALVATLAAVGGSWAINANEYGRLAALTLLAIFGISLLSPRIASFITQPVVDFGNRLLNASGKTGAAPTVASALLLGVATGLLWAPCAGPILGLVLTGAALQGANLQTTFLLLAYAAGTATSLAIALSVGGKIFAGMKRSLGVSERIRQGLGAAVLAGVAVIALGLDTGLLSRLSYASTRSFEQAVLDRVNVKPTDGGSSEVASNDKTIGLADAKKPFHSDLPVEGRAPSLDGAVEWLNSPPLTMEQLRGKVVLVDFWTYSCINCIRTIPYVRAWAEKYKEQGLVVIGVHAPEFAFEKKIDNVKKAIGDFNIGYPVAIDNNYKIWRAFDNSYWPAHYLIDAKGQIREHHFGEGNYRQTEQAIQDLLREAGSEMATSAPVVPDAKGAEMSPDLKDIGSGENYIGYQQASGFASNESMRADATRDYSVKQPGINQWGLSGKWTVGAEEATLDQSGGGIAYRFSARDLHLVLGPSADGKPIRFQVTIDGKAPGADHGSDIDADGNGTVTSTKLYQLVRQSGEVEARNFEIHFLDPGVQAYAFTFG
- a CDS encoding DUF488 domain-containing protein — encoded protein: MAINPETIKLKRVYAAKAAADGARLLVDRIWPRGLSKDRAALDAWLKDIAPSTELRHWFNHEPDRWEEFCKRYSVELQQKEEEVDQVLGFAEKGTVTLLYAARDDEHNNAVVLRDFLIKRIFD
- a CDS encoding alpha/beta fold hydrolase; translation: MSSEINLQRRRFFGVAAMTMAAVEFGLTSAAGAQSQVTASAIKAGSNTSFAPLKQIKAGVLNVGYAEVGPANGPVVLLLHGWPYDIYSFVDVAPALADAGYRVLIPYLRGYGSTEFLSAKTPRNGQQAAIATDIIAFMDALDIKRAVIGGYDWGGRTADILAAVWPERCKGLVSVSGYLIGSQEANKKPLPPQAELSWWYQFYFATERGREGYEANRHDFAKLIWKLASPQWKFDDATFDRSAKAFENPDHVAITIHNYRWRLGLANGEKKYDALEKKLAAFPVITVPTITMEGDANGAPHPDPSAYAKKFTGRYEHRTITGGIGHNLPQEAPQAFAQAILDVDRF